A region of Polynucleobacter sp. JS-Mosq-20-D10 DNA encodes the following proteins:
- a CDS encoding efflux RND transporter periplasmic adaptor subunit, which yields MSKIESALDKVVAQLPKLKNWIKARLCSLWNKVSPRLGNPKKLDFATAKAFVLKYKWRILIVLIILYAGFKTYNYFFPAPSKAGGGPQTITSFVVEKKDIPLIIEATGTIVSNSIVDIRPMITNTVKTIHVKDGQEVKEGELLFTLDDRNDRANYEKLKALADDAQQQYLRAKELVAKNFISKAGLETSLANARSAQAAARSAEVQLSFDSIRSPINGRAGIINVFPGSLVQASNVVTTSTSSTATSSVGSMVTITQLNPINVQFVIPEKDIPIILENKKDDAPLKVKVTIGDTGKNTYEGQVLVIDNQVDPLIAAVRVKAQIPNDKLEILPGQFARVSLNANTLKDVIAVPTQAVVIGPAGRLVYVVDKDDKVTAKPVKVPYEYLSTSVITGINSGDRIVVEGKQNLRTGSKVREAKAAKSEKPPADKTSTAEPK from the coding sequence GTGTCAAAAATAGAATCAGCGCTCGATAAAGTAGTCGCGCAGCTCCCAAAGCTCAAAAATTGGATCAAAGCCCGCTTATGCAGTCTTTGGAACAAGGTTTCACCACGACTTGGTAACCCAAAGAAATTAGATTTCGCCACTGCCAAAGCATTTGTCCTGAAATACAAGTGGCGCATTCTGATTGTGCTGATCATTTTGTATGCTGGATTTAAAACCTACAACTATTTTTTCCCAGCTCCTAGCAAAGCCGGCGGTGGACCTCAAACTATTACCAGCTTTGTAGTTGAAAAAAAGGATATCCCTCTCATTATTGAGGCCACTGGCACGATTGTCTCTAATAGCATCGTCGATATTCGCCCAATGATTACCAATACAGTAAAGACCATTCACGTGAAGGATGGGCAAGAAGTCAAAGAAGGTGAGCTCCTCTTTACTCTGGATGATCGCAACGACCGCGCTAACTATGAAAAGTTAAAAGCACTCGCCGATGATGCTCAGCAACAGTATTTACGTGCAAAAGAATTGGTTGCCAAAAACTTCATATCCAAAGCAGGATTAGAAACCTCCTTAGCCAATGCTAGGTCCGCACAAGCTGCTGCCCGCTCTGCCGAGGTACAACTCTCTTTTGACTCAATTCGCTCACCGATTAACGGAAGAGCAGGCATCATCAACGTCTTCCCCGGCTCTTTAGTGCAAGCAAGTAATGTCGTAACAACTTCAACAAGCTCAACTGCCACCTCGAGCGTAGGTTCGATGGTCACAATCACGCAACTGAATCCAATTAATGTTCAGTTTGTCATTCCAGAAAAGGATATTCCCATCATTTTAGAAAATAAAAAAGATGATGCGCCTTTAAAAGTAAAAGTGACTATTGGTGATACCGGAAAAAATACTTATGAAGGTCAAGTTCTGGTGATCGATAACCAAGTTGACCCATTGATTGCCGCAGTTCGAGTAAAAGCACAAATTCCGAACGATAAGTTGGAAATACTTCCTGGGCAATTTGCACGCGTTTCGCTCAATGCCAACACCTTAAAAGACGTGATTGCCGTTCCCACTCAAGCCGTTGTCATTGGCCCTGCTGGGCGTCTAGTATATGTAGTTGATAAGGACGATAAAGTCACCGCAAAGCCAGTGAAAGTACCCTATGAGTACCTGAGCACCTCAGTCATTACTGGAATTAATTCTGGCGATCGCATTGTGGTTGAGGGTAAGCAGAATTTACGCACTGGCAGTAAGGTGCGTGAGGCAAAAGCTGCTAAATCAGAGAAGCCCCCCGCTGATAAAACTTCTACCGCTGAACCAAAATGA
- the rnhA gene encoding ribonuclease HI, which produces MSHTKPLPHIVIYTDGACKGNPGPGGWGAVLRSGGHEKHLHGGAEHTTNNRMEISAVIHALRALKQTSSVELWTDSQYVQKGVTEWLEGWKKRGWKTASKDPVKNADLWQELDALIPGHQITWHWVRGHNGHPGNELADLLANKGVEEFLP; this is translated from the coding sequence ATGTCTCACACTAAACCACTTCCTCACATCGTCATTTATACCGATGGTGCCTGCAAAGGCAACCCTGGTCCCGGGGGTTGGGGTGCCGTCTTGCGCTCAGGCGGCCATGAGAAGCACCTTCATGGTGGTGCCGAACACACCACCAACAATCGGATGGAAATTAGCGCCGTAATTCATGCACTTCGAGCCCTCAAGCAAACGAGCTCTGTAGAGCTTTGGACAGACTCACAATATGTCCAAAAAGGGGTTACTGAGTGGCTGGAGGGTTGGAAAAAAAGGGGTTGGAAGACCGCCAGCAAAGATCCCGTCAAAAATGCCGATTTATGGCAAGAACTAGATGCCCTCATTCCCGGCCATCAGATCACGTGGCATTGGGTTCGTGGACACAACGGCCACCCCGGAAATGAGCTCGCAGACCTCTTGGCAAACAAAGGTGTAGAAGAATTTCTACCCTAA
- a CDS encoding class I SAM-dependent methyltransferase: MPAPPWSSWEKWLQSPPGRYVLAWEQKCFNQIVADVFGFYAVQIGLPQINTLAENRMPLHALLMNTHDRQKQAGQFNWHQIEGNANELPFASESIDLLVMPHVLEFATDPHQILREAERVLRPEGRLIISGFNPASLWGIRQYLSRLIGTPYLPRDGQFIGLLRIKDWLQLLNFSLDRGHFGCYKLPLSGESGMARMDFMEPAGNRWWPIFGAVFLVSAIKRQQGIRLIGQVQGLRIPAITQLNPVAESRQQLVNKQDRVN; this comes from the coding sequence ATGCCCGCACCACCATGGAGTTCGTGGGAAAAATGGCTGCAATCGCCTCCTGGGCGCTATGTGCTTGCCTGGGAGCAAAAATGTTTTAACCAAATTGTGGCTGATGTCTTTGGTTTTTATGCCGTACAAATTGGTTTGCCGCAAATCAACACCTTGGCAGAAAACCGCATGCCTTTGCACGCCCTGCTGATGAACACTCATGATCGCCAAAAACAGGCTGGTCAGTTTAATTGGCATCAGATTGAGGGCAACGCCAATGAGCTGCCCTTTGCCTCTGAGTCCATCGATTTATTAGTGATGCCACATGTCTTGGAATTTGCTACTGATCCTCATCAAATTCTGCGAGAAGCTGAGCGCGTCCTTCGCCCTGAGGGCCGCTTGATTATTTCCGGATTTAATCCGGCTAGTCTTTGGGGTATTCGCCAATATCTCAGCAGATTGATCGGCACCCCTTATCTACCAAGGGATGGGCAATTTATTGGCCTTCTCAGAATTAAAGACTGGTTGCAGTTACTGAACTTCTCACTAGATAGAGGTCATTTTGGCTGCTATAAACTGCCCTTGAGTGGTGAGTCAGGCATGGCCAGAATGGACTTTATGGAGCCTGCTGGCAACCGCTGGTGGCCTATTTTTGGGGCTGTTTTCCTAGTTTCTGCCATTAAGCGTCAGCAAGGCATCCGCCTTATTGGACAAGTCCAAGGTCTGCGCATCCCAGCAATCACTCAATTAAACCCTGTAGCTGAAAGTCGCCAGCAGTTAGTGAACAAGCAGGACCGAGTAAATTAA
- the gloB gene encoding hydroxyacylglutathione hydrolase, with protein MVKNTLLQVWPIPAFDDNYLWCIHDGQSALIVDPGDAAPVLQYLDQNKLTLTGILITHHHADHTGGILTLLNTLGSTIPVYGPAAIDIPGRTNALMEGDKIEVAAPRLSLEVYEVPGHTLSHIAYFANMQANVVEPMLFCGDTLFASGCGRLFEGTPTQMSQSLAKFIALPKNTLVYCTHEYTLSNIRFALAVEPNNANLITWAQTAKALRDQHLPTLPTTIGQELQVNPFMRCDQPAVIDAALEVSGEKSLPTPAHVLAVIRAWKDRF; from the coding sequence ATGGTGAAGAATACTTTATTGCAAGTTTGGCCGATACCGGCTTTTGATGACAATTACCTTTGGTGTATCCATGATGGCCAGTCTGCCTTGATTGTTGATCCAGGTGATGCTGCCCCCGTACTGCAATATCTCGACCAAAATAAGTTGACTCTGACTGGTATTTTAATTACCCATCACCATGCAGATCATACTGGCGGCATTCTGACTTTACTCAATACCCTTGGTTCGACTATCCCAGTTTATGGCCCTGCCGCGATTGATATTCCGGGTCGTACCAATGCCTTGATGGAGGGTGACAAGATAGAAGTAGCTGCGCCACGTCTTAGCCTTGAGGTTTACGAAGTGCCTGGCCATACTTTGAGTCATATTGCTTACTTTGCGAACATGCAGGCCAATGTAGTTGAGCCTATGCTGTTCTGTGGTGATACCTTGTTTGCGTCTGGCTGCGGTCGTTTGTTTGAGGGTACTCCAACGCAGATGAGCCAGTCTCTCGCGAAGTTTATCGCTTTGCCCAAAAATACGCTGGTGTATTGCACCCATGAATACACCTTATCCAATATTCGCTTTGCGCTGGCGGTTGAGCCCAATAATGCCAATCTGATTACTTGGGCGCAAACTGCTAAAGCTCTGCGCGATCAACATCTACCAACATTACCAACGACCATCGGGCAAGAATTGCAAGTGAATCCATTTATGCGTTGTGATCAACCGGCCGTGATCGATGCCGCTCTCGAGGTCTCCGGTGAAAAATCTCTACCTACGCCAGCACATGTCTTGGCAGTAATTCGGGCGTGGAAGGATCGGTTCTGA
- a CDS encoding transglycosylase SLT domain-containing protein — MLWRYAVISLITVLTGCASTGDWSSDVPTRQDPRASNAKRVNLKNQSVSDLYAPSSNLWIRIRDGFEMAPMNTPLEIEQVRWLSARPDYVHRSMARSSRYLFYIVQEVNARKMPTEIALLPFVESAFVTHAKSSAKAMGLWQFMPATGKDFRLTQNVFRDERRDVLQSTDAALDYLQRLHKQFGSWDLALAAYNWGAGNVSKAQKRNLAAGLPTDYLSLKMPNETRNYVPKLMAYRQIVLDPKAYGIVLPDLENHPYFVAVDVGSDIDVALVIQLSEIPEDEFHSLNPSFNKPVILSNANQQILLPFGHAEVFQENLKKYTKPLSSWSAVQVTKTESVEQAAKTLGVDAETLRAVNGIPKSMRIRSGSTVLVPKTSQRPGDISVALAENGSLNLDKSAPKKCAKGAKCPVTKPVKASAKGNSSANQHKSASTGLAKSAKNGSSNTTSSTPKASTGKGASKIQ, encoded by the coding sequence ATGTTGTGGCGTTATGCGGTGATATCACTGATTACGGTATTAACGGGTTGTGCCAGCACTGGAGATTGGTCCTCTGATGTGCCGACACGTCAGGATCCCCGCGCCTCTAACGCAAAACGGGTAAATCTAAAAAATCAATCCGTAAGCGACTTGTACGCACCATCGAGCAACCTCTGGATTCGGATTCGGGATGGCTTTGAGATGGCGCCCATGAATACGCCGCTGGAGATCGAACAAGTACGTTGGCTTAGTGCCCGCCCAGACTATGTTCATCGCTCAATGGCTCGTTCCTCACGCTACTTGTTTTATATCGTGCAAGAGGTGAATGCACGCAAGATGCCAACAGAGATCGCTTTACTTCCGTTTGTCGAAAGCGCATTTGTGACGCACGCCAAATCTAGTGCAAAGGCTATGGGCTTGTGGCAATTTATGCCTGCAACTGGTAAAGATTTTCGATTAACGCAAAACGTTTTTAGGGATGAGCGTAGAGATGTCTTGCAGTCTACTGATGCGGCCTTGGATTACTTGCAACGTTTGCATAAGCAGTTTGGCAGTTGGGATCTCGCTTTGGCTGCCTACAACTGGGGCGCAGGGAATGTCTCAAAAGCACAGAAACGCAATCTTGCTGCAGGGCTCCCTACGGATTACCTGAGTCTCAAGATGCCCAATGAGACTCGAAACTATGTTCCGAAGTTAATGGCTTACCGGCAGATTGTTTTGGATCCCAAAGCTTATGGCATTGTTCTGCCGGATTTAGAAAACCATCCTTATTTCGTTGCTGTGGATGTCGGGTCTGATATCGATGTGGCTCTGGTAATACAGTTGAGCGAAATTCCGGAGGACGAGTTTCATAGTCTGAATCCCTCATTTAATAAGCCGGTCATCTTGAGTAACGCTAATCAGCAAATCTTGCTACCGTTTGGACATGCCGAGGTTTTCCAGGAAAATCTCAAGAAGTACACCAAGCCACTATCTTCTTGGTCGGCAGTACAGGTGACCAAGACGGAATCAGTTGAGCAAGCCGCAAAAACGCTAGGTGTTGATGCTGAAACTTTACGAGCAGTCAATGGCATTCCCAAAAGTATGAGAATTCGGTCAGGTTCAACGGTTCTAGTGCCTAAAACTAGCCAGCGCCCAGGGGATATCTCAGTGGCATTAGCCGAAAACGGCAGTCTCAATTTGGATAAGTCAGCGCCAAAAAAATGCGCAAAGGGGGCTAAATGCCCTGTTACTAAGCCTGTAAAAGCTTCAGCTAAGGGTAATTCTTCTGCAAATCAGCATAAATCCGCATCGACAGGACTTGCAAAATCTGCGAAAAATGGATCTTCGAATACAACTAGCTCGACTCCCAAGGCTTCAACTGGCAAGGGGGCCAGCAAGATTCAGTAA
- a CDS encoding propionate--CoA ligase, whose product MSYKSEHERSIKDPDGFWGEQSKLIHWEKPFHKVLDYANPPFAKWFEGGLTNLCYNAVDRHLKDRAEQIALVAVSTETNLEKAYTFKELYEEVNRIAAIYKANGVQKGDRVLIYMPMIAEACFAMLACARIGAIHSVVFGGFASHSLASRIDDAKPKMIVTAEAGARGGKAVPYKPLLDEAIKLASYKPEKVLIVNRGLTEFTAVAGRDLDYATERQKHLNDLVPIEWVDATHTSYILYTSGTTGKPKGVQRDTGGYAVALASTMKHIFCGNPGETMFCTSDIGWVVGHSYIIYAPLLNGMATILYEGTPLRPDAGIWWELVEKYKVSVMFSAPTAVRVLKKQDPAFLTKYDLSSLRALFLAGEPLDEPTATWIHDAIKKPIVDNYWQTETGWPMLAIQRGVEVMPHKFGSPGVPSFGYNMKLLDDATSEELGPDRKGVIAIEGPLPPGCMQTVWGDDKRFVSTYWETIPGKMIYSTFDWGIKDADGYFFILGRTDDVINVAGHRLGTREIEESISGHPNISEVAVVGIEDKLKGQAAIAFVIPKDASDTATLEAECMKTVDTTLGAIARPGRVYVVTALPKTRSGKIVRRALQAVAEGRDPGDISTMEDQTVLAQIKTIIEHSAKS is encoded by the coding sequence ATGTCCTATAAATCAGAACACGAACGCTCCATTAAAGACCCAGATGGATTCTGGGGAGAGCAGTCAAAGCTTATTCATTGGGAAAAGCCATTTCACAAAGTTCTGGATTACGCAAACCCTCCGTTTGCCAAATGGTTTGAGGGTGGCTTAACCAATCTTTGCTACAACGCAGTTGACCGTCACCTCAAAGATCGTGCTGAGCAGATCGCTCTAGTCGCTGTTTCAACAGAAACCAATCTAGAAAAAGCATACACATTTAAAGAGCTTTACGAAGAGGTCAATCGTATTGCGGCCATCTACAAAGCGAACGGCGTTCAAAAGGGCGATCGTGTGCTGATTTACATGCCGATGATTGCTGAGGCTTGTTTCGCAATGCTCGCTTGTGCACGCATTGGTGCAATTCACTCCGTGGTGTTTGGTGGCTTTGCATCCCATAGTTTGGCATCACGTATCGATGATGCAAAACCGAAAATGATTGTAACTGCAGAAGCGGGCGCGCGTGGTGGTAAGGCAGTCCCTTATAAGCCTTTGCTCGATGAGGCAATCAAGCTGGCGAGCTACAAGCCTGAAAAAGTCCTGATCGTGAATCGTGGCCTGACTGAGTTCACCGCAGTGGCTGGTCGCGACTTGGATTACGCAACCGAGCGCCAGAAACACCTCAATGATTTAGTGCCGATTGAGTGGGTGGATGCAACTCACACTTCATATATTTTGTATACCTCTGGCACCACTGGTAAACCTAAAGGTGTACAACGTGACACCGGTGGTTATGCAGTTGCCTTGGCTTCCACTATGAAGCATATCTTCTGCGGTAATCCTGGCGAGACCATGTTCTGTACGTCAGATATTGGTTGGGTGGTGGGCCACAGCTACATCATTTACGCACCATTGCTGAACGGCATGGCAACCATTCTTTATGAAGGTACGCCCTTGCGTCCTGATGCAGGTATTTGGTGGGAGCTGGTTGAGAAGTACAAAGTATCAGTCATGTTCTCTGCACCAACTGCAGTTCGTGTTCTCAAGAAACAAGATCCTGCCTTCTTGACTAAATACGATCTCTCGAGCTTGCGAGCTTTATTCTTGGCAGGCGAGCCTCTAGATGAGCCAACAGCAACATGGATTCATGATGCGATTAAGAAGCCGATCGTGGATAACTATTGGCAGACAGAAACAGGTTGGCCGATGTTGGCAATTCAGCGTGGCGTGGAAGTGATGCCACACAAGTTTGGTTCGCCTGGTGTTCCGTCATTTGGTTACAACATGAAGCTATTGGATGATGCTACTTCGGAAGAATTGGGACCAGATCGGAAGGGCGTTATTGCGATTGAAGGGCCTTTGCCTCCAGGCTGTATGCAAACCGTTTGGGGTGACGATAAGCGTTTTGTGAGTACTTATTGGGAAACTATCCCCGGTAAGATGATTTACTCTACTTTTGATTGGGGCATTAAAGATGCGGATGGCTACTTCTTTATCTTAGGACGAACCGATGATGTGATTAACGTTGCTGGTCATCGCTTAGGCACCCGCGAGATCGAAGAGAGTATTTCTGGTCACCCAAATATCTCAGAAGTGGCAGTAGTGGGCATTGAGGACAAACTCAAGGGCCAGGCTGCGATCGCCTTTGTGATTCCAAAGGATGCCTCTGATACAGCTACTCTAGAAGCAGAGTGCATGAAAACTGTCGACACCACATTAGGTGCAATTGCTCGTCCAGGCCGCGTTTATGTGGTTACGGCTTTGCCCAAGACACGTTCAGGCAAGATCGTCCGCCGCGCTCTCCAGGCTGTAGCTGAGGGGCGCGATCCAGGTGATATCAGTACCATGGAAGATCAAACCGTTTTAGCTCAAATTAAGACCATCATCGAACACAGCGCAAAGTCTTAA
- the carA gene encoding glutamine-hydrolyzing carbamoyl-phosphate synthase small subunit has translation MLPSFPPAVLALADGTIFPGFSIGAPGDTTGEVVFNTALTGYQEIITDPSYSRQIVTLTYPHIGNVGVNGQDAESDQIHAAGLVVKDLSKRVSNFRSEESLDSYLIKAGVVGISGIDTRKLTRILRDKGAQSGAIVAGKMGDDVEALGKKALELAKAFPGMAGLDLAKVVTTKTPYQWREAEWDLHGPDDAPAYRSLDVSKPIKKVVAYDFGVKRNILRMLTERGCELTIVPAQTSAAEVLAMNPDGVFLSNGPGDPGPCDYAIAAAKEIIEKGVPTFGICLGHQIMGLAAGAKTLKMKFGHHGANHPVKDLDTGRVAITSQNHGFAVDAKTLPDNIRVTHVSLFDGSLQGLAWKDKPALCFQGHPEASPGPHDIAYLFDRFVELMNAAAVGNKGGK, from the coding sequence TTGCTTCCTTCTTTTCCTCCCGCCGTGTTGGCTTTAGCTGACGGCACTATATTTCCCGGTTTTAGTATTGGCGCTCCTGGCGACACTACCGGCGAAGTTGTTTTCAATACCGCACTTACTGGCTATCAAGAGATCATTACTGATCCTAGTTATTCACGCCAAATTGTCACCTTGACTTATCCACACATCGGAAACGTTGGGGTAAATGGGCAAGATGCTGAGTCCGATCAGATTCATGCGGCTGGCTTGGTTGTGAAAGACCTTTCTAAGCGTGTCTCGAATTTCCGTTCTGAAGAAAGTCTGGATAGCTACCTCATAAAAGCGGGCGTAGTGGGCATCTCTGGTATCGACACCCGTAAGCTCACTCGTATTCTGCGTGATAAGGGCGCCCAGTCTGGCGCGATTGTCGCCGGCAAGATGGGTGATGACGTAGAGGCCCTCGGTAAGAAAGCCTTGGAACTGGCTAAAGCCTTCCCGGGTATGGCTGGTTTAGATTTGGCTAAAGTCGTGACAACAAAAACTCCATACCAATGGCGTGAAGCTGAGTGGGACCTGCATGGCCCTGACGATGCCCCTGCATACAGATCCTTAGATGTCAGCAAGCCAATCAAAAAAGTCGTTGCCTATGATTTTGGTGTGAAGCGCAATATTTTGCGCATGCTCACCGAACGTGGTTGCGAGTTAACTATTGTTCCTGCGCAAACCAGTGCCGCCGAAGTGTTAGCAATGAATCCCGACGGTGTGTTCTTATCAAATGGCCCCGGAGATCCTGGTCCTTGCGATTACGCAATTGCTGCTGCAAAAGAAATTATTGAGAAGGGTGTTCCGACTTTCGGCATTTGCTTGGGCCACCAAATTATGGGTTTAGCTGCTGGCGCTAAAACCTTGAAAATGAAGTTTGGTCACCATGGTGCAAACCACCCTGTAAAAGATTTGGATACGGGGCGCGTAGCGATTACTTCTCAGAATCATGGCTTTGCAGTTGATGCGAAAACTTTACCTGACAATATTCGTGTTACGCACGTGTCTTTATTTGATGGATCACTGCAAGGCCTGGCTTGGAAAGATAAGCCTGCTTTGTGTTTCCAAGGGCACCCTGAGGCCTCACCGGGCCCTCACGATATTGCCTATTTATTTGATCGTTTTGTGGAGCTCATGAATGCTGCAGCTGTTGGTAATAAGGGGGGCAAATAA